Proteins from one Malaya genurostris strain Urasoe2022 chromosome 2, Malgen_1.1, whole genome shotgun sequence genomic window:
- the LOC131428227 gene encoding uncharacterized protein K02A2.6-like yields the protein MAESNLNPEHQQPGTGLPGGPQHPGMQQNHLRHPAPFFNGPPSSQQSANTSSSSTETTYQLFQQLMQQQQDFFRSIISSINVQVPPNPEMILDSLANNIKEFRYDPDGNITFAAWYGRYDDLFEQDAARLDDEAKVRLLMRKLGSAEHERYVSYILPKSPKDYKFSDTVEKLKILFGAAESVISKRYRCLQVTKQPTDDYVTYACRINKTCVEFELSKLSEEQFKCLMFVCGLKSEGDGEIRTRLLAKIEERDDVTLEHLSEDCQRLLCLKRDTAMIESSASTSSVNFIKRKQQFSKRQHKPPVESAGPDKSKQIPSTPCWYCGGMHFVRDCTHRSHRCKDCGNIGHREGYCSSAKRNFKISRNRKHPGSLKTKTVSLRINTVDQKRRYVKILLNGVKVRLQLDTGSDVSIVSKRLWEKIGKPPTAPVNELASTASGDRLQFLFKFSCLVSFNGEQHHCQFYVVENPLYLFGIDLMEAFGLFSLPINMYCNNVSVPAITLQSLKAAYPSVFRNELGLCTKTKVKLERKPDATPVFRPKRPVAYAVHSTVDNELDRLERAKIITPVDFSDWAAPIVVVRKTNGSIRICGDYSTGLNNALQPHQYPLPLPEEIFNKLANCTVFSRIDLSDAFLQVEVDESSRDLLTINTHRGLYRYNRLPPGVKTAPGAFQQLIDTMLAGLSHTCGYLDDVVVGGVTTETHWENLRAVFQRISEFGFTIRVEKCIFAQPQIKYVGHLLDRNGLRPDPAKVQAINEMPPPTDVSGVRSFLGAINYYGKFVPRMRCLRYPLDELLKADAKFKWTAECQAAFIKFKELLKSDLLLTHYNPALDIVVSADASSIGVGATLSHKFPDGTLKVVYHASRALTAAEKNYSQPDREGLAIIFAVTKFHKMLFGRRFHLQTDHEPLLRIFGSRKGIPVYTSNRLQRWALTLLLYEFTIEHVPTAKFGNADILSRLISQHVRPEEDYVIASVSLENDLRSVTQDALTVLPLSFRIVKQSTQSDPITKAVYRYLLDGWPKTVTDAELKRFYARRESLTTVQGCILFGDRLVIPSPHRKRSLHQLHRGHPGIQRMKAIARSYVYWPTLDSDIVDFVKSCRQCAMAAKTPPKSAPLSWPKSTKPWQRVHLDYAGPIDGEYYLVVVDSFSKWPEIVQTRSITTAATVKILRDLFARLGMPETLVSDNGSQFTSAEFQSYCTNNGIEHLTTAPFHPQSNGQAERFVDTFKRSIKKIKEGRATMCDALSTFLQTYRSTPCFSSPDGKSPAEVLFGRPIRTSLDLLRPPSDSVHLEQSSETHPLKRQFIVKDTVYAKVFVKNQWHWVSGTVLERVGRAMYNVRLENGKLIRSHINQLRDRTDSESRRVPALTDRTKLPLSILLDAWNLPARCTPDPLAHSTPVAPIPSCSSSRQSSVPNTLLRRPTLSSESSLSASSSSSSTTPNSTSEFQSANEADSAVQVPRRSSRVRRAPQWFDPYQLY from the coding sequence ATGGCGGAATCTAACCTCAATCCGGAGCATCAGCAACCGGGAACCGGCTTACCTGGCGGTCCACAGCACCCGGGAATGCAGCAAAACCATCTGCGTCATCCAGCTCCATTTTTCAACGGTCCACCATCATCGCAACAATCAGCGAATACCAGCTCATCTTCTACAGAAACCACCTACCAGCTCTTTCAGCAGCTAATGCAGCAGCAGCAAGATTTCTTCCGGAGTATCATATCATCGATCAATGTTCAGGTCCCTCCAAACCCTGAAATGATTCTCGACTCGCTGGCGAACAACATCAAAGAGTTTCGCTACGATCCGGACGGAAACATAACCTTCGCTGCATGGTATGGCAGATACGACGATTTGTTCGAGCAAGATGCCGCACGGTTGGACGATGAAGCGAAAGTCCGCTTGCTCATGCGGAAACTAGGATCAGCAGAACACGAACGTTACGTGAGTTATATCTTGCCGAAATCgccaaaagattacaaattcAGCGATACAGTGGAAAAGCTGAAAATTCTTTTCGGCGCTGCTGAGTCTGTCATCAGTAAACGGTATCGGTGTCTACAGGTAACCAAACAACCGACCGACGATTATGTTACGTACGCTTGTCGAATCAATAAGACTTGTGTTGAATTCGAGCTGAGCAAGCTGTCCGAAGAGCAGTTTAAATGCTTAATGTTTGTTTGCGGGCTAAAGTCAGAGGGAGACGGCGAAATACGAACGCGGCTGCTGGCGAAAATCGAAGAACGTGATGACGTCACACTAGAGCATCTTTCGGAAGATTGTCAGCGATTGTTGTGCCTGAAACGGGACACGGCAATGATCGAGTCATCAGCATCAACGTCATCAGTGAATTTCATCAAGCGAAAACAGCAGTTTTCAAAACGTCAACATAAGCCACCAGTGGAGTCAGCCGGACCAGACAAGAGCAAACAAATACCCTCTACACCCTGCTGGTACTGCGGGGGAATGCACTTCGTTCGAGACTGCACTCATCGGAGCCACAGATGCAAGGACTGCGGCAACATCGGACATCGCGAGGGATATTGTTCCTCTGCCAAGCGAAATTTCAAGATCAGCCGAAACAGAAAGCACCCAGGatcgttaaaaacaaaaaccgtaagtcTCCGTATAAATACCGTCGATCAAAAACGCCGTtatgttaaaattttactgaacgGTGTGAAGGTGCGTCTACAGTTGGACACGGGGTCTGACGTTAGCATCGTATCGAAACGCTTGTGGGAGAAAATAGGTAAACCACCCACTGCACCAGTAAATGAGCTAGCCTCAACAGCGTCAGGCGACCGATTGCAGTTTCTGTTTAAGTTCAGCTGTCTAGTTTCTTTCAACGGTGAACAACATCACTGTCAGTTTTACGTGGTCGAAAACCCGCTTTATCTTTTCGGAATCGATTTGATGGAAGCATTCGGTCTCTTTTCATTGCCCATTAACATGTACTGCAACAACGTCAGTGTTCCTGCTATCACTTTGCAGTCACTCAAAGCGGCATACCCGAGTGTATTTAGAAACGAGTTAGGGTTGTGCACGAAAACAAAAGTGAAATTGGAACGGAAACCAGATGCAACTCCAGTTTTTCGTCCGAAACGTCCAGTGGCTTATGCAGTACACAGCACGGTTGACAACGAACTTGACCGACTGGAACGAGCAAAAATCATCACGCCGGTAGACTTTTCGGACTGGGCAGCACCCATCGTCGTTGTCAGAAAAACGAACGGGTCCATTCGCATTTGCGGGGATTACTCTACAGGTCTCAACAATGCACTGCAACCGCATCAGTACCCGTTACCGCTACCGGAGGAGATTTTCAACAAGTtggctaattgtactgtatttagCCGAATCGACCTGTCGGATGCGTTCCTGCAAGTAGAGGTTGACGAAAGTAGTCGTGATTTACTAACCATCAACACCCATCGTGGACTCTACCGGTACAATCGTCTGCCACCGGGAGTCAAAACAGCACCGGGAGCTTTCCAGCAACTTATCGATACAATGCTGGCAGGTCTTTCTCATACGTGTGGTTATTTGGATGACGTCGTCGTTGGTGGTGTCACTACTGAGACACACTGGGAAAACCTTCGCGCAGTGTTTCAAAGAATCAGCGAGTTTGGATTTACCATTCGAGTGGAAAAGTGCATCTTCGCTCAGCCTCAAATCAAATATGTAGGTCATCTACTTGACCGCAATGGTCTTCGCCCAGATCCAGCAAAAGTTCAAGCCATTAACGAAATGCCACCGCCCACTGATGTATCTGGTGTTCGGTCCTTCCTTGGAGCAATAAATTACTACGGAAAATTTGTTCCTCGTATGCGCTGTCTGCGGTATCCTCTTGATGAGCTGCTCAAAGCGGATGCGAAATTCAAGTGGACAGCAGAATGCCAGGCGGCATTCATCAAATTTAAGGAGTTACTGAAATCTGACCTACTGTTGACACACTACAACCCTGCACTTGATATAGTGGTGTCGGCAGATGCGTCGTCTATTGGTGTTGGTGCTACTTTGTCACACAAATTTCCGGACGGCACTCTCAAAGTTGTATACCACGCTTCCAGAGCATTGACAGCGGCAGAGAAAAACTACAGTCAGCCCGATCGTGAAGGACTTGCGATAATTTTTGCGGTGACCAAGTTTCATAAAATGCTGTTTGGTCGTCGCTTTCATCTTCAGACAGATCACGAGCCGTTGCTGAGAATCTTCGGTTCAAGGAAAGGGATTCCTGTTTACACATCGAACCGATTACAACGTTGGGCTCTTACGCTGTTGCTTTATGAGTTCACCATCGAGCACGTCCCGACAGCGAAATTCGGCAATGCTGACATACTTTCCCGTCTGATCAGCCAGCACGTCAGGCCTGAGGAAGATTATGTGATTGCTTCGGTCTCTCTGGAAAATGACTTAAGGTCAGTTACACAAGATGCATTAACCGTTCTTCCTTTAAGTTTTAGGATCGTAAAACAGTCTACACAGTCCGATCCTATTACCAAGGCAGTTTATCGTTACCTCCTTGATGGGTGGCCTAAAACCGTTACCGATGCAGAGCTCAAACGGTTTTATGCTCGACGTGAATCCCTTACCACGGTACAAGGCTGCATACTATTCGGCGATCGACTGGTTATACCATCGCCCCATCGCAAGCGTAGTCTTCATCAACTTCATCGTGGCCACCCTGGAATTCAGCGAATGAAGGCGATTGCCAGGTCTTATGTTTATTGGCCAACTCTCGACAGCGACATTGTTGATTTCGTCAAATCCTGCCGTCAATGTGCGATGGCTGCGAAAACACCACCGAAGTCAGCGCCGTTGTCATGGCCTAAATCAACAAAACCGTGGCAGCGCGTTCACCTTGATTATGCTGGACCGATCGACGGGGAATACTACCTGGTTGTCGTAGACTCTTTCTCGAAATGGCCTGAAATTGTGCAGACGAGAAGTATCACTACAGCCGCCACAGTGAAAATCCTCAGAGATCTGTTCGCTCGCTTGGGAATGCCAGAGACGCTGGTGAGTGATAATGGATCCCAATTCACCAGTGCAGAGTTTCAATCGTACTGTACGAACAACGGCATCGAGCATCTTACAACAGCACCATTCCACCCTCAATCGAACGGTCAAGCCGAGCGATTCGTGGATACGTTTAAACGATCGATTAAAAAGATTAAGGAGGGGAGAGCGACAATGTGTGATGCTCTCAGTACATTTCTTCAGACTTACCGGAGTACACCTTGTTTTTCATCTCCAGACGGCAAATCACCAGCAGAAGTTTTGTTCGGTCGTCCGATTCGTACTAGTTTGGATCTGCTCCGTCCACCATCCGATAGTGTGCATTTGGAACAATCGAGTGAAACTCATCCCTTAAAGCGACAATTCATCGTTAAGGATACGGTGTATGCAAAAGTATTCGTCAAGAACCAATGGCACTGGGTTTCTGGAACAGTTTTGGAACGTGTAGGTCGTGCAATGTACAACGTTCGGCTCGAGAATGGTAAGCTTATTCGGTCCCACATTAATCAGCTTCGAGATCGTACTGATTCTGAGAGTCGCAGAGTACCAGCATTGACAGATAGAACGAAACTTCCTCTCAGCATTCTACTCGATGCTTGGAACCTTCCGGCTCGTTGCACACCAGATCCATTAGCACATTCAACACCAGTAGCACCCATTCCAAGCTGCTCTAGTTCGAGACAGTCGTCAGTACCGAATACCTTGTTGAGAAGGCCCACATTGTCATCGGAGTCTTCGTTGTCAGCATCGTCTTCGTCATCTTCGACAACGCCAAATTCAACATCAGAATTTCAGTCTGCTAATGAAGCCGACTCAGCTGTACAGGTTCCTCGCCGCTCTTCGCGTGTACGAAGAGCTCCGCAATGGTTCGATCCCTATCAGCTGTATTAG